Within the Comamonadaceae bacterium OTU4NAUVB1 genome, the region GTGAGCAAGCTGCTGCCGCTGATCGCCGAGAGCGGCGTCGCCGTGATCGCCAACCCGCTCATCAACATCACCCTGCAGGGGCGCCACGACACCTACCCCAAGCGCCGCGGCATGACGCGCGTGCCGGAGCTGATGGCCGCGGGCGTGACGGTCGCGTTCGGCCACGACTGCGTGATGGACCCGTGGTACGGCATGGGTTCGGGCGACATGCTGGAGGTCGCGCACATGGGCCTGCACGTGGCGCAGATGACCAGCCAAGCCGGCATCCGGCGCTGCTTCGAGGCCGTGACGACGAACGCGGCGGCGATCATGCACCTGCCGCGCTACGGGCTGGACGTCGGCTGCGACGCCAGCTTCGTGCTGCTGCAGGCGCGCGATCCGGTCGAGGCGATCCGGTTGCGCGCCACGCGTCTCGCGGTGTTCCGCCGTGGCGTGCTGCTGGCCGAGACGCCGCCGGCCACCGCACGGCTGCACCTCGCAGACCGCCCGGCCCGGGTCGACTGGCACACGCCGGCGCGCTGAGTCCGGACCGCCCGCAGGGCCCCGACGACCCGCCGATAATCCCGTCCCATGAATCCCCTGCTCGCCAAGCTGCAGCCCTACCCCTTCGAGCGGCTGCGCCAACTCTTCGCGGGCGTCGTGCCCAACGCCGATTACCGCCCCATCAGCCTGGGCATCGGCGAGCCCAAGCACCCCACGCCGGTCTTCATCCGCGACGCCCTGGCCGGCGGACTCGACGCCCTGGCCGCCTACCCGGCCACGGCCGGCGACCTGAAGCTGCGCCAGTCGTTCACGGCCTGGCTGCAGAAGCGCTACCGGCTCTCGCTCGACCCGGCGACCCAGGTGCTGCCGGTCAACGGCTCGCGGGAGGCGCTGTTCGCGCTGGCGCAGACGGTGGTCGACGCGAGCCGCCGGCCGATCGTGGTGTCGCCCAATCCGTTCTATCAGATCTACGAGGGCGCGGCCCTGCTCGCCGGCGCCGAGACGCACTACGTGCCCAGCATGCCCGAGCGCAACTTCGCGGTCGACTGGGACAGCGTGCCCGATGCGGTCTGGTCCCGCGCGCAACTGGTCTTCGTCTGCTCGCCCGGCAATCCGACCGGTGCCGTGATGCCGCTGGAGGAATGGCAGAAGCTGTTCGCGCTGTCGGACCGCCACGGCTTCGTGATCGCCTCCGACGAGTGCTACAGCGAGATCTATTTCCGCGACGTGCCGCCACTGGGCGGCCTGGAAGCGGCGCAACGGCTGGGACGCCACGACTTCCGCAACCTGATCGCGCTGACCTCGCTGTCCAAGCGCAGCAACGTACCCGGGCTGCGCAGCGGTTTCGTCGCCGGCGACGCCGCGCTCATCAAGGCCTTTCTGC harbors:
- the dapC gene encoding succinyldiaminopimelate transaminase, producing MNPLLAKLQPYPFERLRQLFAGVVPNADYRPISLGIGEPKHPTPVFIRDALAGGLDALAAYPATAGDLKLRQSFTAWLQKRYRLSLDPATQVLPVNGSREALFALAQTVVDASRRPIVVSPNPFYQIYEGAALLAGAETHYVPSMPERNFAVDWDSVPDAVWSRAQLVFVCSPGNPTGAVMPLEEWQKLFALSDRHGFVIASDECYSEIYFRDVPPLGGLEAAQRLGRHDFRNLIALTSLSKRSNVPGLRSGFVAGDAALIKAFLLYRTYHGSAMGGAVAAASIAAWSDESHVVENRALYRAKFAAVTPLLEAVLDVRLPDAGFYLWAGVPASWHGDDAGFARALYAQYNVTVLPGSFLARDAGSGAEPPAVASVAAPPAPNPGRGRIRMALVAGTDECVEAARRIVDFVRR